Proteins from one Dermacentor variabilis isolate Ectoservices chromosome 1, ASM5094787v1, whole genome shotgun sequence genomic window:
- the stumps gene encoding DBB domain-containing protein stumps isoform X6, which translates to MAADVSTLFCSDGREWGSYLTDCFRQQALTVTQEALDAISLPLPQDRAKALGAAKVSLLIVSPDLLELLERRGAELFSVGRLLEADRGLAMLCGVEPHELGSSLRAAFPNFSSWPLLEARNQDREFVIRLVETAREIVERADHSMGRGAGAGTPQFRLCPRKVHQGNTKVFAMLNEPVEQTQKFQVLFESSGMHELPVKWRNPYVLQFTVPETFLQVSKVVNVQLRCDGALLGVRQLKCESQMSQLHVLLQSATSPYEMLSLTLGLATLHDVDTALATNLHRNLPARGFHLLGPQQQVAPEKKRSEELLPTLLHFAAHYGLHELSLALLQCPGASACCQMLNCKGHSPAQLASNAGHHRLATTINEFQSRASTPAVEEDAPVLPPARVQSNPGRGSPPRMHYENVTVGGGHYASPGAARGAPVCNPSYGLAPPLPPPPAPEPPSADDDQEAEYLSMLPQVEAPPKGQSSATNQGDPDEEKKETSSTSGQTDQGTPDMVFSNTQEDLVRIIEMYKKGVPFSQIEKLFDDWKKNNENAKNIDDSNLQALRELYKQKQRAVQAAKQSFSLSDLRQIITGKGNRRGSRSRDIQHTTLPNMKQDDSTDGCRRVSTLSAVSTSSSGSSTSSDRLSTLSSMSAYDSGAHSDSCEEGRPPPRPPRLPAPRNPKAATHQYYAFAPGSGDRSAPHHHSPASPQAGNVAASTASEVRANSIPSSISLHGNMSTSAKPAVVNPSAGVYYDIPQVPRPVIDHRHNPLLDYDFPMAALRRVAPPPCPPEPDDGRHYYDIPKWGAGGAPLPATPSSKQQVRLSIPDIPAPPVPDD; encoded by the exons GTCTCTCTGCTGATCGTGTCTCCGGACCTGCTGGAGCTGCTGGAGCGGCGTGGCGCCGAGCTCTTCTCAGTGGGCCGATTGCTGGAAGCGGATCGGGGCTTGGCCATGCTGTGCGGCGTTGAGCCGCACGAGCTGGGTTCGTCACTCCGCGCCGCTTTCCCCAATTTCTCGTCATGGCCGCTGCTGGAGGCGCGCAACCAGGACCGCGAGTTCGTCATACGACTCGTCGAGACGGCGCGAGAAATTGTGGAGCGTGCCGATCACAGCATGGGGCGGGGCGCGGGAGCTGGAACGCCCCAGTTTCGCCTCTGTCCGCGGAAAGTGCACCAG GGAAACACAAAGGTATTTGCCATGCTGAACGAGCCAGTGGAACAAACTCAGAAGTTCCAGGTGCTATTCGAGAGTTCGGGAATGCATGAGCTACCCGTAAAATGGAGGAATCCCTACGTTCTGCAGTTTACAGTTCCAG AGACCTTCCTGCAGGTCTCGAAAGTGGTCAACGTGCAGCTCCGCTGCGATGGCGCGCTGCTGGGTGTGCGCCAGCTCAAGTGCGAGTCACAGATGTCGCAGCTGCACGTTCTGCTCCAGTCGGCAACGTCGCCATACGAGATGCTCAGCCTCACGCTCGGCCTGGCCACGCTGCACGACGTGGACACGGCGCTGGCGACCAACCTGCACCGCAACCTGCCCGCGCGGGGCTTCCACCTGCTCGGGCCGCAGCAGCAGGTCGCCCCGGAAAAGAAGCGCA GTGAAGAACTCTTGCCAACCCTGCTTCACTTTGCTGCCCACTACGGACTTCACGAACTCAGCTTGGCACTCCTGCAGTGCCCAGGTGCCAGCGCTTGCTGTCAGATGCTGAATTGCAAAGGTCACTCGCCCGCTCAGCTGGCATCGAATGCGGGACACCATCGACTTGCTACCACGATCAACGAATTCCAA tcAAGAGCGTCTACACCTGCGGTGGAAGAGGACGCTCCTGTTCTCCCTCCAGCGCGAGTCCAATCCAACCCGGGCAGAGGCAGTCCGCCTCGGATGCACTACG AGAACGTGACCGTGGGCGGCGGCCACTACGCAAGTCCCGGCGCCGCGCGGGGCGCCCCCGTGTGCAACCCGTCGTACGGACTTGCGCCGCCACTGCCTCCGCCACCGGCCCCGGAGCCGCCGTCCGCTGACGACGACCAGGAGGCCGAGTACCTGAGCATGCTGCCGCAGGTCGAGGCGCCGCCCAAAG GACAAAGCTCGGCAACAAACCAAGGTGATCCagacgaagaaaaaaaggaaacgagttCCACAAGTGGACAAACTGACCAAG GTACACCGGACATGGTCTTCTCAAATACGCAGGAGGACCTAGTTCGCATAATAGAAATGTACAAGAAGGGCGTGCCCTTCTCGCAGATTGAGAAGCTGTTTGATGACTGGAAGAAGAACAATGAAAATGCCAAGAACATTGATGAT AGCAATCTCCAGGCGCTTCGTGAGCTTTACAAGCAGAAGCAACGTGCAGTGCAAGCAGCCAAGCAGTCATTCAGTCTCAGTGACCTCAGGCAAATCATCACCGGCAAGGGAAACAGGCGCGGAAGCCGGAGCCGGGACATCCAGCACACGACACTTCCTAACATG AAGCAAGACGACTCCACTGACGGCTGCCGACGTGTCAGCACCCTTAGTGCCGTCTCAACATCCAGCAGTGGCA GCTCCACTTCGAGCGACCGACTGAGCACCCTGAGCTCCATGAGCGCGTACGACAGCGGGGCGCACTCGGACTCGTGCGAGGAAGGACGGCCGCCGCCGCGGCCCCCGCGACTGCCGGCGCCGCGCAACCCCAAGGCGGCGACGCACCAGTACTACGCCTTTGCGCCGGGCAgcggcgaccggagcgcgcctcACCACCATTCGCCG GCTTCCCCACAGGCCGGAAACGTTGCAGCATCCACTGCCTCAGAAGTCAGGGCGAACAGCATACCGTCAAGCATCTCGCTGCATGGCAATATGAGCACATCAG CCAAGCCAGCCGTGGTGAACCCATCGGCGGGCGTGTACTACGACATTCCGCAAGTGCCGCGGCCCGTCATCGACCATCGGCACAACCCGCTGCTCGACTACGACTTCCCGATGGCCGCGCTCCGGCGTGTCGCGCCGCCTCCCTGCCCCCCGGAGCCCGACGACGGCCGGCACTACTACGACATCCCAAAGTGGGGCGCAGGCGGTGCCCCCCTTCCCGCGACCCCGTCCAGCAAGCAGCAGGTGCGGCTCAGCATCCCCGACATACCCGCACCTCCCGTGCCCGATGACTGA
- the stumps gene encoding DBB domain-containing protein stumps isoform X4, producing the protein MRYVPRFCGPADGPLQLRLGMAADVSTLFCSDGREWGSYLTDCFRQQALTVTQEALDAISLPLPQDRAKALGAAKVSLLIVSPDLLELLERRGAELFSVGRLLEADRGLAMLCGVEPHELGSSLRAAFPNFSSWPLLEARNQDREFVIRLVETAREIVERADHSMGRGAGAGTPQFRLCPRKVHQGNTKVFAMLNEPVEQTQKFQVLFESSGMHELPVKWRNPYVLQFTVPETFLQVSKVVNVQLRCDGALLGVRQLKCESQMSQLHVLLQSATSPYEMLSLTLGLATLHDVDTALATNLHRNLPARGFHLLGPQQQVAPEKKRSEELLPTLLHFAAHYGLHELSLALLQCPGASACCQMLNCKGHSPAQLASNAGHHRLATTINEFQSRASTPAVEEDAPVLPPARVQSNPGRGSPPRMHYENVTVGGGHYASPGAARGAPVCNPSYGLAPPLPPPPAPEPPSADDDQEAEYLSMLPQVEAPPKGQSSATNQGDPDEEKKETSSTSGQTDQGTPDMVFSNTQEDLVRIIEMYKKGVPFSQIEKLFDDWKKNNENAKNIDDSNLQALRELYKQKQRAVQAAKQSFSLSDLRQIITGKGNRRGSRSRDIQHTTLPNMKQDDSTDGCRRVSTLSAVSTSSSGSSTSSDRLSTLSSMSAYDSGAHSDSCEEGRPPPRPPRLPAPRNPKAATHQYYAFAPGSGDRSAPHHHSPASPQAGNVAASTASEVRANSIPSSISLHGNMSTSAKPAVVNPSAGVYYDIPQVPRPVIDHRHNPLLDYDFPMAALRRVAPPPCPPEPDDGRHYYDIPKWGAGGAPLPATPSSKQQVRLSIPDIPAPPVPDD; encoded by the exons GTCTCTCTGCTGATCGTGTCTCCGGACCTGCTGGAGCTGCTGGAGCGGCGTGGCGCCGAGCTCTTCTCAGTGGGCCGATTGCTGGAAGCGGATCGGGGCTTGGCCATGCTGTGCGGCGTTGAGCCGCACGAGCTGGGTTCGTCACTCCGCGCCGCTTTCCCCAATTTCTCGTCATGGCCGCTGCTGGAGGCGCGCAACCAGGACCGCGAGTTCGTCATACGACTCGTCGAGACGGCGCGAGAAATTGTGGAGCGTGCCGATCACAGCATGGGGCGGGGCGCGGGAGCTGGAACGCCCCAGTTTCGCCTCTGTCCGCGGAAAGTGCACCAG GGAAACACAAAGGTATTTGCCATGCTGAACGAGCCAGTGGAACAAACTCAGAAGTTCCAGGTGCTATTCGAGAGTTCGGGAATGCATGAGCTACCCGTAAAATGGAGGAATCCCTACGTTCTGCAGTTTACAGTTCCAG AGACCTTCCTGCAGGTCTCGAAAGTGGTCAACGTGCAGCTCCGCTGCGATGGCGCGCTGCTGGGTGTGCGCCAGCTCAAGTGCGAGTCACAGATGTCGCAGCTGCACGTTCTGCTCCAGTCGGCAACGTCGCCATACGAGATGCTCAGCCTCACGCTCGGCCTGGCCACGCTGCACGACGTGGACACGGCGCTGGCGACCAACCTGCACCGCAACCTGCCCGCGCGGGGCTTCCACCTGCTCGGGCCGCAGCAGCAGGTCGCCCCGGAAAAGAAGCGCA GTGAAGAACTCTTGCCAACCCTGCTTCACTTTGCTGCCCACTACGGACTTCACGAACTCAGCTTGGCACTCCTGCAGTGCCCAGGTGCCAGCGCTTGCTGTCAGATGCTGAATTGCAAAGGTCACTCGCCCGCTCAGCTGGCATCGAATGCGGGACACCATCGACTTGCTACCACGATCAACGAATTCCAA tcAAGAGCGTCTACACCTGCGGTGGAAGAGGACGCTCCTGTTCTCCCTCCAGCGCGAGTCCAATCCAACCCGGGCAGAGGCAGTCCGCCTCGGATGCACTACG AGAACGTGACCGTGGGCGGCGGCCACTACGCAAGTCCCGGCGCCGCGCGGGGCGCCCCCGTGTGCAACCCGTCGTACGGACTTGCGCCGCCACTGCCTCCGCCACCGGCCCCGGAGCCGCCGTCCGCTGACGACGACCAGGAGGCCGAGTACCTGAGCATGCTGCCGCAGGTCGAGGCGCCGCCCAAAG GACAAAGCTCGGCAACAAACCAAGGTGATCCagacgaagaaaaaaaggaaacgagttCCACAAGTGGACAAACTGACCAAG GTACACCGGACATGGTCTTCTCAAATACGCAGGAGGACCTAGTTCGCATAATAGAAATGTACAAGAAGGGCGTGCCCTTCTCGCAGATTGAGAAGCTGTTTGATGACTGGAAGAAGAACAATGAAAATGCCAAGAACATTGATGAT AGCAATCTCCAGGCGCTTCGTGAGCTTTACAAGCAGAAGCAACGTGCAGTGCAAGCAGCCAAGCAGTCATTCAGTCTCAGTGACCTCAGGCAAATCATCACCGGCAAGGGAAACAGGCGCGGAAGCCGGAGCCGGGACATCCAGCACACGACACTTCCTAACATG AAGCAAGACGACTCCACTGACGGCTGCCGACGTGTCAGCACCCTTAGTGCCGTCTCAACATCCAGCAGTGGCA GCTCCACTTCGAGCGACCGACTGAGCACCCTGAGCTCCATGAGCGCGTACGACAGCGGGGCGCACTCGGACTCGTGCGAGGAAGGACGGCCGCCGCCGCGGCCCCCGCGACTGCCGGCGCCGCGCAACCCCAAGGCGGCGACGCACCAGTACTACGCCTTTGCGCCGGGCAgcggcgaccggagcgcgcctcACCACCATTCGCCG GCTTCCCCACAGGCCGGAAACGTTGCAGCATCCACTGCCTCAGAAGTCAGGGCGAACAGCATACCGTCAAGCATCTCGCTGCATGGCAATATGAGCACATCAG CCAAGCCAGCCGTGGTGAACCCATCGGCGGGCGTGTACTACGACATTCCGCAAGTGCCGCGGCCCGTCATCGACCATCGGCACAACCCGCTGCTCGACTACGACTTCCCGATGGCCGCGCTCCGGCGTGTCGCGCCGCCTCCCTGCCCCCCGGAGCCCGACGACGGCCGGCACTACTACGACATCCCAAAGTGGGGCGCAGGCGGTGCCCCCCTTCCCGCGACCCCGTCCAGCAAGCAGCAGGTGCGGCTCAGCATCCCCGACATACCCGCACCTCCCGTGCCCGATGACTGA
- the stumps gene encoding DBB domain-containing protein stumps isoform X5 encodes MIGCGPADGPLQLRLGMAADVSTLFCSDGREWGSYLTDCFRQQALTVTQEALDAISLPLPQDRAKALGAAKVSLLIVSPDLLELLERRGAELFSVGRLLEADRGLAMLCGVEPHELGSSLRAAFPNFSSWPLLEARNQDREFVIRLVETAREIVERADHSMGRGAGAGTPQFRLCPRKVHQGNTKVFAMLNEPVEQTQKFQVLFESSGMHELPVKWRNPYVLQFTVPETFLQVSKVVNVQLRCDGALLGVRQLKCESQMSQLHVLLQSATSPYEMLSLTLGLATLHDVDTALATNLHRNLPARGFHLLGPQQQVAPEKKRSEELLPTLLHFAAHYGLHELSLALLQCPGASACCQMLNCKGHSPAQLASNAGHHRLATTINEFQSRASTPAVEEDAPVLPPARVQSNPGRGSPPRMHYENVTVGGGHYASPGAARGAPVCNPSYGLAPPLPPPPAPEPPSADDDQEAEYLSMLPQVEAPPKGQSSATNQGDPDEEKKETSSTSGQTDQGTPDMVFSNTQEDLVRIIEMYKKGVPFSQIEKLFDDWKKNNENAKNIDDSNLQALRELYKQKQRAVQAAKQSFSLSDLRQIITGKGNRRGSRSRDIQHTTLPNMKQDDSTDGCRRVSTLSAVSTSSSGSSTSSDRLSTLSSMSAYDSGAHSDSCEEGRPPPRPPRLPAPRNPKAATHQYYAFAPGSGDRSAPHHHSPASPQAGNVAASTASEVRANSIPSSISLHGNMSTSAKPAVVNPSAGVYYDIPQVPRPVIDHRHNPLLDYDFPMAALRRVAPPPCPPEPDDGRHYYDIPKWGAGGAPLPATPSSKQQVRLSIPDIPAPPVPDD; translated from the exons GTCTCTCTGCTGATCGTGTCTCCGGACCTGCTGGAGCTGCTGGAGCGGCGTGGCGCCGAGCTCTTCTCAGTGGGCCGATTGCTGGAAGCGGATCGGGGCTTGGCCATGCTGTGCGGCGTTGAGCCGCACGAGCTGGGTTCGTCACTCCGCGCCGCTTTCCCCAATTTCTCGTCATGGCCGCTGCTGGAGGCGCGCAACCAGGACCGCGAGTTCGTCATACGACTCGTCGAGACGGCGCGAGAAATTGTGGAGCGTGCCGATCACAGCATGGGGCGGGGCGCGGGAGCTGGAACGCCCCAGTTTCGCCTCTGTCCGCGGAAAGTGCACCAG GGAAACACAAAGGTATTTGCCATGCTGAACGAGCCAGTGGAACAAACTCAGAAGTTCCAGGTGCTATTCGAGAGTTCGGGAATGCATGAGCTACCCGTAAAATGGAGGAATCCCTACGTTCTGCAGTTTACAGTTCCAG AGACCTTCCTGCAGGTCTCGAAAGTGGTCAACGTGCAGCTCCGCTGCGATGGCGCGCTGCTGGGTGTGCGCCAGCTCAAGTGCGAGTCACAGATGTCGCAGCTGCACGTTCTGCTCCAGTCGGCAACGTCGCCATACGAGATGCTCAGCCTCACGCTCGGCCTGGCCACGCTGCACGACGTGGACACGGCGCTGGCGACCAACCTGCACCGCAACCTGCCCGCGCGGGGCTTCCACCTGCTCGGGCCGCAGCAGCAGGTCGCCCCGGAAAAGAAGCGCA GTGAAGAACTCTTGCCAACCCTGCTTCACTTTGCTGCCCACTACGGACTTCACGAACTCAGCTTGGCACTCCTGCAGTGCCCAGGTGCCAGCGCTTGCTGTCAGATGCTGAATTGCAAAGGTCACTCGCCCGCTCAGCTGGCATCGAATGCGGGACACCATCGACTTGCTACCACGATCAACGAATTCCAA tcAAGAGCGTCTACACCTGCGGTGGAAGAGGACGCTCCTGTTCTCCCTCCAGCGCGAGTCCAATCCAACCCGGGCAGAGGCAGTCCGCCTCGGATGCACTACG AGAACGTGACCGTGGGCGGCGGCCACTACGCAAGTCCCGGCGCCGCGCGGGGCGCCCCCGTGTGCAACCCGTCGTACGGACTTGCGCCGCCACTGCCTCCGCCACCGGCCCCGGAGCCGCCGTCCGCTGACGACGACCAGGAGGCCGAGTACCTGAGCATGCTGCCGCAGGTCGAGGCGCCGCCCAAAG GACAAAGCTCGGCAACAAACCAAGGTGATCCagacgaagaaaaaaaggaaacgagttCCACAAGTGGACAAACTGACCAAG GTACACCGGACATGGTCTTCTCAAATACGCAGGAGGACCTAGTTCGCATAATAGAAATGTACAAGAAGGGCGTGCCCTTCTCGCAGATTGAGAAGCTGTTTGATGACTGGAAGAAGAACAATGAAAATGCCAAGAACATTGATGAT AGCAATCTCCAGGCGCTTCGTGAGCTTTACAAGCAGAAGCAACGTGCAGTGCAAGCAGCCAAGCAGTCATTCAGTCTCAGTGACCTCAGGCAAATCATCACCGGCAAGGGAAACAGGCGCGGAAGCCGGAGCCGGGACATCCAGCACACGACACTTCCTAACATG AAGCAAGACGACTCCACTGACGGCTGCCGACGTGTCAGCACCCTTAGTGCCGTCTCAACATCCAGCAGTGGCA GCTCCACTTCGAGCGACCGACTGAGCACCCTGAGCTCCATGAGCGCGTACGACAGCGGGGCGCACTCGGACTCGTGCGAGGAAGGACGGCCGCCGCCGCGGCCCCCGCGACTGCCGGCGCCGCGCAACCCCAAGGCGGCGACGCACCAGTACTACGCCTTTGCGCCGGGCAgcggcgaccggagcgcgcctcACCACCATTCGCCG GCTTCCCCACAGGCCGGAAACGTTGCAGCATCCACTGCCTCAGAAGTCAGGGCGAACAGCATACCGTCAAGCATCTCGCTGCATGGCAATATGAGCACATCAG CCAAGCCAGCCGTGGTGAACCCATCGGCGGGCGTGTACTACGACATTCCGCAAGTGCCGCGGCCCGTCATCGACCATCGGCACAACCCGCTGCTCGACTACGACTTCCCGATGGCCGCGCTCCGGCGTGTCGCGCCGCCTCCCTGCCCCCCGGAGCCCGACGACGGCCGGCACTACTACGACATCCCAAAGTGGGGCGCAGGCGGTGCCCCCCTTCCCGCGACCCCGTCCAGCAAGCAGCAGGTGCGGCTCAGCATCCCCGACATACCCGCACCTCCCGTGCCCGATGACTGA